In Risungbinella massiliensis, the genomic stretch GGGAAAGAACCGATATACCGAGTAATTGCTTGTAATGCTCGACTAGCATGCATCGTAGCCAAAACCAATTTACCTGCTTCGGCTGCCCGCAAAGCCGCCTCCATCGCATCTAACTCTCGTAATTCTCCTACCACGATCACATCTGGATCTTGCCGTAGTGAAGCGTAAATTCCTTGACTATAATTAGTTGTATCGACTCCTATTTCTCGTTGTTCGATCATCGAAACTCCAGCCGGATAGTGATATTCGATCGGGTCTTCCAAGGTAATGATGCGTATTGGATAAGTCTGATTTACTTGCTGGATCAGTGAAGCAAGGCTGGTCGTTTTTCCACTACCCGTCGGCCCTGTAAACAGGATGAGACCACTTTGTTCTTTGATTAGTTGCAATAAAACAGGGGCCAATCCTAAGTCATGGGGGCTCGGTACTTGGGTAGGTAACAGCCGAAAGGATAACCTCCAATCACCTGATGCTTGAAATAGGTGAACTCTCGTTCGAAAAGCAACTGGCTCTTGCCATTCTAAAGAAAAATCCACCTCATGTGGAAACTCTTTCTCCATGAGATTTGGTATATGTTCTGCCAAGAAAAGTTCGATCTCCGCTTTCGAAAATTTCTTTTTCCCAAGGGCAATGATCTGTCCACCTACTCGTGCTCT encodes the following:
- a CDS encoding type IV pilus twitching motility protein PilT, which codes for MTNVIPLLLSLAYGKRATDLHIVPNDIPRARVGGQIIALGKKKFSKAEIELFLAEHIPNLMEKEFPHEVDFSLEWQEPVAFRTRVHLFQASGDWRLSFRLLPTQVPSPHDLGLAPVLLQLIKEQSGLILFTGPTGSGKTTSLASLIQQVNQTYPIRIITLEDPIEYHYPAGVSMIEQREIGVDTTNYSQGIYASLRQDPDVIVVGELRELDAMEAALRAAEAGKLVLATMHASRALQAITRYIGSFPDGRHNWIRSQLANVLLAVINQRLIPSSEKENPVLVQEVLVGNPAVRNLIRSNQISQITSVMETGHADGMQTMEIAVQSATQSGKLSREVSDWHIRSGVGWR